A genomic segment from Nonomuraea helvata encodes:
- a CDS encoding Gfo/Idh/MocA family oxidoreductase yields the protein MALIGTRRGGVHARWLAACPEFPVVAVACAGDVAAARALVMEHHPRARITTDALSLVRQGGIDMVVVASPTDAHYGVVDEALRRGLLVVCETPLAPDVSAARKLADLAASTPGQGVVPFQWRESPALRWARASLAEAETGELLTVTIDLHDDSHVGPRTPWPWRQQLRTAGGGALADLGVHAFDLLPWLTGLDLWEVTSSWTHRTLDLRSAAAGPVGVDVDDVAQAELRPFGSPARARVMVSRITPGRRQLRLTALGTRGRLEVTVNAGDGSGVMTLDTGARSRQKLFDPHPMNPYRRLADDLTVRSSASSVASFDDGLAALHLVEVVLAGSRTESLLGPADQ from the coding sequence GTGGCACTGATAGGAACGAGGCGCGGCGGAGTGCACGCGAGATGGCTGGCCGCCTGCCCGGAGTTCCCGGTGGTGGCCGTGGCCTGCGCCGGGGACGTGGCGGCCGCCCGCGCCCTGGTCATGGAGCATCACCCGCGGGCTCGGATCACCACGGACGCCCTTTCGCTCGTCCGGCAGGGCGGGATCGACATGGTGGTGGTGGCGTCTCCGACCGACGCCCACTACGGCGTGGTCGACGAGGCCCTGCGGCGCGGGCTCTTGGTGGTGTGCGAGACCCCGCTGGCCCCGGACGTCTCCGCCGCCAGGAAGCTCGCCGACCTCGCGGCCTCGACGCCAGGACAGGGTGTGGTCCCGTTCCAGTGGCGGGAGAGCCCGGCGCTGCGATGGGCCCGCGCCTCCCTCGCCGAGGCGGAGACGGGCGAGCTGCTGACCGTGACGATCGACCTGCACGACGACTCGCACGTGGGCCCGCGCACCCCGTGGCCCTGGCGGCAGCAGCTCAGGACGGCGGGCGGCGGCGCCCTCGCCGACCTCGGCGTGCACGCCTTCGACCTGCTGCCCTGGCTGACCGGCCTGGACCTGTGGGAGGTGACCTCGTCCTGGACTCACCGGACCCTGGATCTCCGCTCGGCCGCGGCCGGGCCGGTGGGCGTGGACGTGGACGACGTGGCCCAGGCGGAGCTGCGCCCGTTCGGCTCCCCGGCGCGGGCCCGGGTCATGGTCTCGCGGATCACTCCGGGGCGACGACAGCTGCGGCTGACCGCTCTCGGCACGCGAGGGCGGCTGGAGGTGACGGTGAACGCCGGCGACGGCTCCGGCGTCATGACGCTGGACACGGGCGCCAGGTCCAGGCAGAAGCTCTTCGACCCGCACCCCATGAACCCCTACCGGCGCCTTGCCGACGATCTGACGGTCAGGTCGTCCGCCAGTTCGGTTGCGAGCTTCGACGACGGCCTCGCGGCTCTCCACCTCGTCGAGGTGGTCCTGGCCGGGAGCAGGACGGAATCGTTGCTGGGACCCGCGGACCAGTGA
- a CDS encoding response regulator transcription factor gives MIDSHTYQPSHVAGCRCRVLWLVEDEVALYVLPPLLDRMTMVGSHRLCRDLLAFERLISEYRPDVGVLPKRMYTRGLASLAKGRGTKLVLSAPYGEELAAQNGSGRNPDAWIPEQGITASLLGDTFLQLMTEPVTDWGAEPGSDPAPHGVPPRSRELDRLTERERVVLRLLAQGRSNQQIATTLGISIHGVKRHVSNLLLKLDCSNRTEAALKFTRPELFSAAAEA, from the coding sequence ATGATCGATAGCCACACGTACCAGCCGTCCCACGTGGCCGGGTGCCGGTGCCGGGTGCTCTGGCTGGTGGAGGACGAGGTCGCCCTCTATGTGCTGCCGCCCCTGCTCGACCGGATGACGATGGTCGGCTCGCACCGGCTCTGCCGGGACCTGCTGGCGTTCGAGCGGCTGATCTCGGAGTACCGGCCCGACGTGGGCGTTCTGCCGAAGCGCATGTACACGCGCGGGCTGGCGTCGCTGGCGAAGGGCAGGGGCACGAAACTCGTGCTGAGCGCGCCCTACGGAGAGGAGCTGGCGGCCCAGAACGGTTCCGGCAGGAACCCAGACGCCTGGATCCCGGAGCAGGGGATCACCGCGTCCCTGCTGGGTGACACCTTCCTGCAGCTCATGACCGAGCCCGTCACCGACTGGGGAGCCGAACCGGGGTCCGACCCGGCGCCGCACGGCGTCCCACCGCGCAGTCGCGAGCTCGACCGGCTGACGGAACGGGAGCGCGTCGTCCTCCGGCTGCTCGCCCAGGGGCGCAGCAACCAGCAGATCGCGACCACGCTCGGCATCTCCATCCACGGAGTGAAGCGGCACGTCTCCAATCTCCTGCTGAAGCTCGACTGCTCGAACCGCACGGAGGCGGCGCTGAAGTTCACCAGACCGGAACTGTTCAGCGCCGCCGCCGAGGCGTGA
- a CDS encoding BtpA/SgcQ family protein codes for MPLTLPDKAVIACVHLLPTPGSPRYDGDLRRVYETAVCEAEIFLRHGVDALIVENARDFPWHPQSVPPETTATMAGVTREIVRMSCRPVGVAVLRNDASAAMAVAACTGAAFIRVNVHIGAAFAAQGILTGDSHRTLRLRQALRADVAVFADAGVKHSQPFAYPDLATEIRDLSGLADGVIVSGELTGVGTSVDDLDLARRTTRLPLLVGSGVTQDNLSAMYERADGFIVGSHFKIDGLAGNPVDEGRVEALMKHVRSLR; via the coding sequence ATGCCGCTCACCCTGCCTGACAAGGCGGTCATCGCCTGCGTGCACCTGTTGCCGACGCCGGGCTCGCCCCGGTACGACGGCGACCTCCGGCGCGTCTACGAGACGGCCGTGTGCGAGGCGGAGATCTTCCTCCGCCACGGCGTCGACGCGCTGATCGTGGAGAACGCCCGGGACTTCCCGTGGCATCCGCAGTCGGTGCCCCCAGAGACGACGGCGACGATGGCCGGCGTCACCCGCGAGATCGTCCGCATGTCCTGCCGCCCCGTCGGGGTCGCCGTCCTGCGCAACGACGCGTCGGCGGCGATGGCCGTGGCGGCCTGCACCGGCGCCGCGTTCATCCGCGTCAACGTGCACATCGGCGCCGCCTTCGCCGCGCAGGGCATCCTGACCGGCGACAGCCACCGCACGCTCCGCCTCAGGCAGGCGTTACGCGCCGACGTGGCAGTTTTCGCCGACGCGGGCGTCAAACACTCCCAGCCCTTCGCCTACCCCGACCTGGCGACCGAGATCAGGGACCTGTCGGGCCTCGCGGACGGCGTCATCGTGTCGGGCGAGCTGACCGGCGTTGGGACGAGCGTCGACGACCTCGACCTTGCGCGGCGCACCACCCGCCTTCCGCTGCTGGTCGGCAGCGGGGTCACCCAGGACAACCTGTCGGCTATGTACGAGCGGGCCGACGGGTTCATCGTCGGCAGCCACTTCAAGATCGACGGGCTGGCCGGCAACCCGGTGGACGAGGGACGCGTCGAGGCACTGATGAAGCATGTGAGGTCGCTGAGGTGA
- a CDS encoding M20 family metallopeptidase: protein MLDASDLLTRLIAIRSVNPLLPGAAPGDGEREAAAFVADHLRAAGIETELQEVEDGRCNVIGHLPRAGGADDAVILLVGHLDTYPAGGPRSGYEPVREGDLLYGRGSADAKGSLAAMITAFLAAARSPVRREAYLAATVDEECLLLGARRLVTHAMRPSLAITGEPTGLVPITAQKGIVRGSLRVRGERCHAAYPKDGTAIDAAAGLVKAVRRLNEDYRRGPSHPVLGVPTMTVTKARSDGGMNLGAGEVTLWFDARFLPGTSAGSFAVELENGLRRLAGEIDFAADPPSFLSPANQCLVDTPVVAGFFDHVKQVAGACEPEGFCYGSEAGVLAKICDSSLVFGPGDAAYSHGQVEVIDTRELAAATEIFRRLLIDHE from the coding sequence ATGCTTGACGCGAGTGACCTACTGACCCGGCTGATCGCCATCCGCAGCGTGAACCCGCTGCTGCCCGGCGCGGCGCCCGGCGACGGCGAGCGGGAGGCGGCCGCGTTCGTCGCGGACCACCTGCGTGCCGCCGGCATCGAGACAGAACTGCAGGAGGTCGAGGACGGGCGCTGCAACGTCATCGGGCACCTGCCCCGCGCGGGCGGCGCCGACGACGCGGTGATCCTGCTGGTCGGCCACCTCGACACCTATCCGGCGGGCGGGCCGCGCTCCGGTTACGAGCCCGTACGCGAGGGAGACCTGCTGTACGGAAGGGGCAGCGCCGACGCGAAGGGCTCCCTCGCGGCCATGATCACCGCCTTCCTGGCGGCGGCGCGGTCTCCCGTGCGGCGGGAGGCGTACCTGGCGGCCACCGTCGACGAGGAGTGCCTCCTGCTCGGCGCCCGCCGGCTGGTCACACATGCCATGCGCCCCAGCCTGGCCATCACCGGGGAGCCCACCGGCCTGGTGCCGATCACCGCGCAGAAGGGCATCGTCCGCGGCTCGTTGCGCGTGCGGGGCGAGCGCTGCCACGCCGCCTACCCCAAGGACGGCACCGCGATCGACGCAGCGGCCGGGCTCGTCAAGGCCGTGCGCAGGCTCAACGAGGACTACCGGCGAGGCCCCTCGCACCCTGTCCTCGGCGTGCCCACCATGACCGTGACGAAGGCCCGGAGCGACGGCGGCATGAACCTTGGGGCCGGCGAGGTCACGCTCTGGTTCGACGCCAGGTTCCTGCCGGGGACCAGCGCGGGGAGCTTCGCGGTAGAGCTGGAGAACGGCCTGCGCCGCCTGGCCGGCGAGATCGACTTCGCCGCCGACCCGCCCTCCTTCCTCTCGCCCGCCAACCAGTGCCTGGTGGACACCCCGGTGGTGGCCGGCTTCTTCGACCACGTCAAGCAGGTGGCGGGCGCCTGCGAGCCGGAGGGCTTCTGTTACGGCAGTGAGGCGGGCGTGCTCGCCAAGATCTGCGATTCCAGCCTGGTCTTCGGCCCCGGCGACGCGGCCTACTCTCACGGACAGGTCGAAGTCATCGACACCCGTGAGCTCGCCGCCGCGACCGAGATCTTCCGCAGGCTCCTCATCGACCACGAGTGA
- the tmk gene encoding dTMP kinase: MVDPAALDRLFRPARTDAGLLISVVGFDGSGKTTQIERLAEVFRARGREVVETRQPTDWYRGLSEVQTFHDQGGAVETAHVLALLAAADRRRHVMNVIDPALARGAVVLCDRYVYATFGVFVHRGVDFDFLVRINSGIPRPDYAFSLQVPTEELVRRLRARDGDNLKHEEKSADKIESITRTYERLGDRLIPIDGSLGPDEVTKAMLAHLTAALPAVHQGDRHA, from the coding sequence ATGGTTGACCCAGCCGCACTCGATCGCCTCTTCCGCCCGGCCCGTACCGACGCCGGGCTGCTGATCTCCGTCGTCGGATTCGACGGCTCCGGCAAGACCACCCAGATCGAGCGGCTGGCCGAGGTCTTCCGCGCCCGTGGGCGCGAGGTCGTCGAGACTCGGCAGCCGACCGACTGGTACCGCGGCCTGTCGGAGGTGCAGACCTTCCACGACCAGGGCGGCGCGGTGGAGACGGCGCACGTGCTGGCCCTGCTCGCGGCGGCCGACCGCCGCCGGCACGTCATGAACGTGATCGACCCCGCCCTCGCCAGGGGCGCGGTCGTCCTGTGCGACCGCTACGTGTACGCGACCTTCGGCGTCTTCGTACACCGTGGCGTGGACTTCGACTTCCTCGTGCGGATCAACAGCGGCATCCCGCGCCCCGACTACGCCTTCAGCCTCCAGGTGCCGACCGAGGAGCTGGTACGCAGGCTCAGGGCCCGCGACGGGGACAACCTGAAGCACGAGGAGAAGTCGGCCGACAAGATCGAGTCGATCACGCGTACCTATGAGCGGCTGGGCGACCGGCTGATCCCCATCGACGGATCCCTCGGACCCGATGAGGTGACGAAGGCGATGCTGGCCCACCTCACCGCCGCTCTCCCCGCCGTTCATCAGGGGGACCGCCATGCTTGA
- the pyrF gene encoding orotidine-5'-phosphate decarboxylase: MSIEERERLCLALDTLDRDEILGTVDELKDLVGYFKIHAGFTLHGPGLVRDILARDVKVFLDLKLYDIPNTLAHYGEAVTRLGVHLVTIDPSGGLAMMRSVAEAAARTAAELGTGRPKLLGVTLLTSVDQHVLNNEMNIAGTVEDEVRRRALLAAEAGLDGIVCAPAETRAIRHELPADFFYVTPGTRSAGHSNHDHKRIGTHAEAVAGGASLLVVGREIRQAADRRKAALKVLDQIIR, translated from the coding sequence ATGTCGATTGAGGAAAGAGAAAGGCTCTGCCTGGCACTCGACACCCTTGACCGCGACGAGATTCTCGGCACCGTGGACGAGCTCAAGGATCTCGTCGGCTATTTCAAAATTCACGCGGGCTTCACGCTGCACGGCCCCGGCCTGGTGCGTGACATTCTCGCCAGGGACGTCAAAGTGTTTCTCGACCTGAAACTGTACGACATTCCCAACACGTTGGCGCATTATGGCGAGGCCGTCACGCGGCTTGGCGTGCACCTGGTGACGATCGACCCGTCGGGTGGCCTCGCGATGATGCGCAGCGTGGCGGAGGCCGCCGCGCGGACCGCCGCCGAACTGGGCACGGGGCGGCCGAAGCTGCTCGGCGTCACCCTGCTCACCAGCGTCGACCAGCACGTGCTCAACAACGAGATGAACATAGCGGGAACAGTCGAAGACGAGGTGCGCCGCCGGGCCTTGCTCGCCGCGGAAGCGGGCCTGGACGGGATCGTCTGCGCGCCCGCGGAAACCAGGGCGATCCGCCACGAGCTGCCCGCTGATTTCTTCTACGTCACCCCGGGGACCAGGTCAGCCGGGCACTCGAACCATGACCACAAGCGTATAGGCACGCATGCGGAAGCCGTCGCCGGCGGCGCCTCGCTCCTCGTCGTCGGCCGCGAAATTCGGCAGGCGGCGGACCGCAGAAAGGCCGCGCTAAAGGTGCTCGACCAGATCATCCGGTGA
- a CDS encoding site-specific integrase produces MAEGRTFKRCSCRNSDGKALGQKCPKLRRADGGWSYRHGIWNYQIELPPGPDGKRRGPLRRGGFATQDAAKDGLGQVRDLLALADSGFVFTHPDGNRLHPQHISDQFLWLACLAGLPPVRLHDLRHGAASLMLAAGVEMKVVQETLGHTSSAFTADTYTSVYPQVATAAAEKTAALLFGKQDQAQLGQVISLRS; encoded by the coding sequence ATGGCCGAGGGACGCACCTTCAAACGCTGCTCCTGCCGCAACAGCGACGGCAAGGCACTCGGGCAAAAATGCCCTAAGCTACGCCGCGCCGACGGCGGATGGAGCTACCGGCACGGCATCTGGAACTACCAGATCGAACTCCCACCCGGACCCGACGGCAAGCGCCGCGGGCCACTGCGGCGCGGCGGCTTCGCCACCCAGGACGCCGCCAAAGACGGACTCGGCCAGGTGCGCGACCTGCTCGCGCTGGCCGATAGCGGGTTCGTTTTTACCCATCCGGACGGCAACCGGCTCCATCCCCAGCACATCTCCGACCAGTTCCTCTGGCTCGCCTGCCTCGCCGGCCTGCCACCCGTCCGGCTCCACGACCTCCGCCATGGCGCGGCCTCGCTGATGCTGGCCGCCGGGGTGGAGATGAAGGTGGTACAGGAAACGCTGGGACACACCTCCAGTGCGTTCACCGCCGATACCTACACTTCCGTCTACCCGCAGGTGGCCACGGCTGCGGCCGAGAAGACCGCCGCCTTGCTGTTCGGCAAGCAAGACCAGGCCCAGCTCGGGCAAGTCATCTCGCTGAGGAGCTGA
- a CDS encoding IS481 family transposase has product MSKARVVITAVVVEGRSQAEVARAYGVSKGWVSKLVARYRAEGEAAFEPRSRRPKTSPTTIDADTVELIVRLRKELAEQGLDAGPDTIAWHLRQHHQRTVSRATISRHLTRRGLVVPEPKKRPRSSYIRFQAELPNETWQADFTHYRLADGTDTEILSWLDDHSRYALSVTAHARVTGPIVRTTFRAAVAAHGVPASTLTDNGMVFTTPLAGGRGGRNAFEHDLRRLHVRQKNSTPNHPTTCGKVERFQQTMKNWLRAQPDQPATLADLQALLDRFCDSYNHHRPHRSLPHRATPAAVYAASPKALPDGSRDADTHARVRHDRIDPSGVVTLRVNGRLHHLGIGRTHARTHVILLIDDLHVRVANAVTGELLRELTIDPTRDYQPQANPNRTKPPNP; this is encoded by the coding sequence GTGTCCAAGGCCAGAGTTGTGATCACCGCCGTTGTCGTCGAGGGTCGGTCCCAGGCAGAGGTTGCCCGTGCCTACGGGGTGTCCAAGGGCTGGGTGTCCAAGCTGGTGGCGCGCTACCGGGCCGAGGGCGAGGCGGCGTTCGAGCCTCGGTCGCGACGACCGAAGACCTCTCCGACCACGATCGACGCCGACACGGTCGAGTTGATCGTGCGGCTGCGCAAGGAACTCGCCGAACAGGGACTGGACGCCGGCCCGGACACCATCGCCTGGCACCTGCGACAGCACCATCAGCGGACGGTGTCGCGGGCCACGATCAGCCGCCATCTCACTCGTCGCGGCCTGGTCGTGCCCGAGCCCAAGAAGCGGCCCCGCTCGTCCTACATCCGCTTCCAAGCAGAGCTGCCGAACGAGACGTGGCAGGCCGACTTCACGCACTATCGGCTGGCCGACGGCACCGACACCGAGATCCTGTCCTGGCTGGACGACCACTCCCGCTACGCCCTGTCGGTGACCGCGCACGCCCGCGTCACAGGCCCGATCGTGCGGACCACCTTCCGCGCCGCGGTCGCCGCCCACGGCGTCCCCGCCTCCACACTGACCGACAACGGCATGGTCTTCACCACCCCCCTGGCAGGCGGCCGCGGCGGCCGCAACGCCTTCGAACACGACCTGCGCCGCCTGCACGTCCGGCAGAAGAACTCCACCCCCAACCACCCCACCACCTGCGGCAAGGTCGAACGCTTCCAGCAGACGATGAAGAACTGGCTACGCGCTCAGCCCGACCAGCCGGCCACTCTGGCCGACCTGCAGGCGCTCCTGGACCGCTTCTGCGACTCCTACAACCATCACCGCCCGCACCGGTCCCTGCCACACCGAGCCACCCCGGCAGCCGTCTACGCCGCCTCGCCCAAGGCTCTGCCCGACGGCAGCCGCGACGCCGACACCCACGCCCGCGTCCGCCACGACCGCATCGACCCCTCCGGCGTGGTCACCCTGCGCGTCAACGGCCGGCTCCACCACCTCGGCATCGGCCGAACCCACGCCCGAACCCACGTCATCCTGCTTATCGACGACCTGCACGTCCGCGTCGCCAACGCCGTCACCGGAGAACTCCTGCGCGAGCTGACCATCGACCCCACCCGCGACTACCAACCACAGGCAAACCCCAACAGGACGAAACCCCCGAACCCGTAG